Within Chthonomonadales bacterium, the genomic segment CCCAGCGTCGCCAGGAGCAGGAGCACGTAGAACTCCTCGCGTTGGCCCGCTTGGCGCTCGAGGTACGTCCAGGAGAGCGCTGCCACCAGCAGCGCCGCCGCCAGGATCAGGCCGATGTAGAGGAGGGCGAACCCGTCGAGGACGAAGAGCGGCGTGACCTGGCGGGCTCGCGCGCCGGCGGACACGGGCAGCATCGCGAACGAGGCGGTCAGCCCGGCCAGCGTCAGCGACGCGGTCAGCACGTGGCTGCGGTGAAGCCCGATCGCCAGCAGCACCAACACGACGGCGCCGGCCAGCACCAGCAGCGGCAGTAGAGCGATGGCGGCCTGCCCGGTCACCGGGAATCCCCCGAGCGCGCGGCCGGCGCCGCGCGCGCCACGGCCGGCGTGGATGGGCTGCCCGCGACCCGGCGCAGGCCGCCGATCGACTGCCGAAAGGTGTCCATGACGGGTTGAGGGTAGAGCCCCAGCCACAGGATCACCACCGTCAGCGCCGCGATCACCGCCACCTCGCGAGCGTTGAGGTCCGGCACGCGCCAGTCGTGGTCGTTGGGGCCCTGGAAGACACGTTGCACCATCCAGAGCGCGTAGACCGTCGAGGTGATCAGGCCGAGCGAGGCGATGATGGCCGCTGGCGGACTGACCTGGTAGGTCCCCAGCAGCACCAGGAACTCACCGAGGAAGTTGCCCAGGCCCGGCAGCCCCATGGAGGCCAGCGCGAAGAGCATCGTGGCGGCGCCCATGCGCGGCGCGGTCTGCCAGAGGCCCTGCATTCGGCCCATGTCGCGCGTGTGCGTGCGCTCCTGGAGCGCGCCCACCAGAATGAAGAGGGCGCCCGTGCTGACGCCGTGGCAGAGGATCTGCAGCATCACGCCTTGCAGCGCCAACTCGTTGCCGACGAAGGCGCCGAGAAGGACGAACCCCATGTGGCTCACGCTCGTGTAGGCCACCAGGCGTTTGAGGTCGGTCTGTCCGAAGGCCAGCAGCGCGCCATACAGGACGCTCGCGACGCCGAGGGCCATCGCCACCGGCGCCCACCACGCGGCCGCCGTGGGGAAGAGCGGGATGGCGAAGCGCAGCAGCCCATAGGCCCCCGTCTTCAGCATGAGGCCGGCCAGCACCACGCTGCCCGCCGTCGGCGCCTCCGTGTGGGCGTCAGGCAGCCACGTGTGCACGGGCACCGCGGGCAGCTTGACGGCGAACGCCGCGAAGAAACCCAGCATTAGCCAGACGGCCAGGGTGGGCGACATGCGCGTGCCCATCAGCTCGGCCAGCTCGAACGTGTAGATGCCGGTCTGGCTCGCGTGCGCAAAGTAGAGCCCCAGGATGGCGACCAGCATGAGCAGGCCGCTCAACT encodes:
- the nuoM gene encoding NADH-quinone oxidoreductase subunit M codes for the protein MMLVWLLVAPTVGGILAWIAGRWSSTWSRWIALAATAAELLLALALWAGHAGQPVLADRADWMAALNAPWIPDLGIRFHLAIDGLSLLLVLLTGFLGVLSVAASWTDIRERVGFFHFNLLWVLAGVTGVFLAQDLFLFYFFWEMMLVPMYLLIAIWGHERRVYAAAKFFLFTQLSGLLMLVAILGLYFAHASQTGIYTFELAELMGTRMSPTLAVWLMLGFFAAFAVKLPAVPVHTWLPDAHTEAPTAGSVVLAGLMLKTGAYGLLRFAIPLFPTAAAWWAPVAMALGVASVLYGALLAFGQTDLKRLVAYTSVSHMGFVLLGAFVGNELALQGVMLQILCHGVSTGALFILVGALQERTHTRDMGRMQGLWQTAPRMGAATMLFALASMGLPGLGNFLGEFLVLLGTYQVSPPAAIIASLGLITSTVYALWMVQRVFQGPNDHDWRVPDLNAREVAVIAALTVVILWLGLYPQPVMDTFRQSIGGLRRVAGSPSTPAVARAAPAARSGDSR